A single region of the Silene latifolia isolate original U9 population chromosome 8, ASM4854445v1, whole genome shotgun sequence genome encodes:
- the LOC141596541 gene encoding uncharacterized protein LOC141596541, whose amino-acid sequence MGALMSRFWFMLFPAKEYKIVIVGLDNAGKTTTLYKLHLGEVVTTHPTVGSNVEELVYKNIRFEVWDLGGQDRLRTSWTTYYRGTNAVIVVIDSTDRARISIMKDELFRLLPNEDLNQAVVLVYANKQDLKDAMSAAEITDALSLHSIKNHDWHIQACSALTGDGLYDGLGWIAERVSQKPAS is encoded by the coding sequence ATGGGTGCTTTAATGTCAagattttggttcatgttatttCCGGCAAAGGAGTATAAGATAGTAATTGTTGGTCTAGATAACGCTGGAAAGACAACCACCCTATACAAATTACACCTTGGGGAGGTGGTTACTACCCACCCTACGGTGGGTAGCAACGTGGAAGAGCTTGTGTACAAAAATATACGGTTCGAGGTGTGGGACCTGGGTGGGCAAGATCGACTGAGGACATCATGGACCACATATTACCGAGGAACAAATGCTGTTATAGTGGTGATTGACAGCACTGACCGGGCCCGCATTTCGATTATGAAAGACGAGCTCTTCAGGTTGCTTCCAAATGAGGATCTAAACCAAGCGGTCGTGCTGGTCTATGCTAATAAACAGGATTTGAAAGATGCGATGTCAGCAGCCGAGATTACTGATGCTCTTTCGCTTCACAGTATTAAGAATCACGATTGGCATATCCAGGCATGCTCAGCTCTCACAGGAGACGGACTGTATGACGGGTTGGGATGGATTGCCGAGCGAGTTTCCCAGAAACCGGCGAGTTAG